Proteins co-encoded in one Alcanivorax sp. genomic window:
- a CDS encoding TetR/AcrR family transcriptional regulator, translated as MGRKKNQVTPVAEADRVFVLGAAARLFRQKGFDKTTVKEIAEACDMLPGSLHYRYPSKESILVDLMRLALEQASMALSEAIRGEEEPLEQLRQGINAHLELLVGGSDMVYVLLFEWRSLHGSSRKEMIDLRDRYELLWSAMLQSLSSQDLIRSNVDRDLLRLIGLGALNWVATWFNEGGRYTAKDIGDFVWTVIKDGVLKR; from the coding sequence GTGGGAAGAAAGAAAAATCAGGTAACGCCGGTGGCGGAGGCGGATCGAGTGTTTGTGCTCGGTGCTGCAGCTCGTCTATTTCGTCAAAAGGGGTTCGATAAAACTACCGTTAAGGAAATCGCCGAAGCTTGTGACATGTTGCCCGGAAGCCTGCATTATCGTTACCCCTCCAAGGAAAGCATCCTGGTAGACCTGATGAGACTCGCGCTTGAGCAAGCCTCGATGGCGTTGTCCGAAGCTATTCGGGGAGAAGAGGAGCCCCTTGAGCAGTTGCGACAAGGGATCAATGCCCACCTTGAATTGTTGGTTGGTGGGTCGGATATGGTCTATGTTCTCCTGTTTGAATGGCGCTCATTACACGGTTCATCCCGTAAGGAAATGATTGATCTCCGAGATAGATACGAGCTTCTTTGGTCTGCGATGCTGCAATCATTGTCCTCTCAGGACTTGATTCGATCCAATGTCGATCGTGATCTTTTGCGCCTAATCGGACTGGGAGCGTTAAATTGGGTGGCAACATGGTTCAACGAGGGCGGACGATATACCGCTAAGGATATCGGGGACTTTGTTTGGACAGTAATTAAGGATGGTGTGCTCAAACGCTAG
- a CDS encoding 2Fe-2S iron-sulfur cluster-binding protein: MGKITFIEHDSTEHVTEFDEGATLMQIAVDNAVPGIDGDCGGECACGTCHMIVSDEWFEKTGKVGNAEEQMLSMTPERARTSRLGCQVQTTKAMDGMTVQLPEFQM; the protein is encoded by the coding sequence GTGGGAAAAATTACTTTTATTGAACATGACAGCACCGAGCATGTTACGGAATTTGATGAGGGGGCTACTCTAATGCAAATCGCCGTTGATAATGCCGTTCCTGGTATTGATGGTGATTGTGGTGGGGAGTGCGCTTGTGGAACCTGTCACATGATTGTGTCAGATGAGTGGTTCGAAAAGACCGGTAAGGTTGGTAATGCAGAAGAACAGATGCTGTCAATGACTCCGGAGCGTGCGAGAACTTCACGCCTGGGGTGTCAGGTGCAAACGACTAAAGCAATGGACGGTATGACCGTCCAACTTCCCGAGTTCCAGATGTAA
- a CDS encoding alpha/beta hydrolase gives MASIPTTILKLLFRAGMKRDIRDPDKLVRHLRRVMNAPLAPSLLPRGVRLKRGKVAGIAGHWLGTADPQITILYLHGGAFIGGRLDTYHHFCGRLAHALNARVFLPDYRLAPEHPFPAATDDAFNVYRELIADPRPVVIAGDSAGGNLTLVTLLRARDQLLKMPACALAISPASDARGTLMSRQANSDSDTMLSHGMIEVATDIYLAGADPAHPYASPITADFTGLPPLLFTVSSEECLRDDTHAAAQCARDAGVPVQVLERDDMPHVWPVFTFLLPEAKQDFPTIVRILEKYLTSNNVGKAPSQTVNASDSTIVEVAS, from the coding sequence ATGGCCTCCATTCCTACAACAATTTTGAAGCTACTTTTTCGCGCCGGCATGAAGCGTGATATACGCGACCCGGACAAACTGGTAAGACATCTTCGCAGGGTGATGAACGCGCCTTTGGCCCCCTCTCTGCTGCCACGCGGAGTGCGACTCAAGCGAGGCAAGGTTGCAGGAATAGCTGGCCACTGGCTAGGCACCGCAGACCCACAAATCACCATACTCTACCTGCATGGTGGCGCCTTCATCGGCGGGCGGCTTGATACCTATCACCACTTTTGTGGCCGTTTGGCTCACGCCCTGAATGCGCGGGTCTTTCTTCCGGATTACCGACTAGCCCCTGAGCACCCCTTCCCGGCAGCAACGGATGACGCCTTTAATGTGTATCGTGAACTGATCGCAGACCCTCGCCCTGTGGTCATTGCAGGAGACTCTGCGGGAGGCAACCTGACGTTAGTCACATTGCTGCGTGCCCGTGATCAGCTGCTGAAAATGCCGGCTTGCGCCCTCGCCATTTCGCCGGCATCGGATGCGCGAGGCACCCTGATGTCCAGACAGGCGAATAGCGACAGCGATACCATGCTTTCCCATGGCATGATTGAGGTGGCAACGGATATCTATCTGGCCGGCGCGGACCCCGCTCACCCGTATGCCTCACCAATCACCGCGGATTTCACCGGCTTGCCCCCTCTACTTTTCACTGTCAGTAGCGAAGAGTGTCTGCGCGACGATACCCATGCAGCAGCACAATGCGCGCGAGATGCGGGGGTGCCCGTGCAGGTTCTGGAGCGCGATGATATGCCGCACGTGTGGCCCGTATTCACCTTTTTGCTACCAGAGGCAAAGCAGGACTTCCCTACCATCGTCCGAATTCTGGAAAAGTATCTGACCAGCAATAACGTCGGCAAAGCCCCATCCCAAACGGTCAATGCTAGCGATAGCACCATAGTTGAGGTTGCATCATGA
- a CDS encoding NAD(P)/FAD-dependent oxidoreductase, with protein sequence MNMAAVAIHNPRPSVTPDHEVIIIGAGISGIGAAIQLRADGIKDILILERSKDVGGTWRDNRYPGIAVDITSFTYSFSFEQNANWSRVFAPGNELYQYTRQVTSKYGIYPLIRFGVEVASARFDLDSHVWLIDLTDGRRLSARHIVSACGGLISPKMPDIEGLDTFQGNVIHTARWPDDLDLSDKRVAVIGTGATAVQLIPKIAGKARQLDVYQRTPIWVLKKPDHSLPGWIKTLFRTVPGLQRTLRGATDTASETLMVLSAIYYRQAPWLVRMCEKAGINNLREQLPNRKDLWEKLTPKYGFGCKRPTFSNDYFRTFGRDNVELVTTPIKRITSRGITTEDGRSRRIDTLILATGYKTFEKGNIPSFDVIGSNNINLGDFWHDYRYQAYEGLTIPGYPNFYIMLGPYALIGTSYFKMVEGNAIHLSRCIREANRRGASQVEIRQSVHDAYFRNIQKRQQNTVFLNHNCALSNSYYFDHHGDAPMLRPSTSLEMLWRAKHLPMDHYRFSVLAGHTPSRHDGGRQACEPHPQLPEKGIPAKQTDNNSQ encoded by the coding sequence ATGAATATGGCTGCTGTTGCAATCCATAACCCTCGTCCCAGCGTTACTCCTGATCATGAAGTCATTATCATCGGCGCGGGAATTTCTGGAATTGGTGCGGCAATCCAGCTGCGTGCCGATGGCATCAAAGATATCTTGATCCTTGAGCGAAGCAAGGATGTGGGAGGAACCTGGCGCGACAACCGTTATCCGGGAATCGCTGTCGACATTACCTCGTTTACCTATTCATTTTCCTTCGAACAAAACGCAAATTGGTCTCGCGTTTTTGCGCCGGGAAACGAGCTTTACCAGTATACAAGACAGGTAACAAGCAAGTATGGCATCTACCCACTGATTCGCTTTGGTGTCGAAGTCGCTAGCGCCCGTTTTGATCTCGACAGCCATGTCTGGTTGATCGATCTTACGGATGGCAGGCGACTTAGTGCACGCCATATTGTCTCGGCCTGTGGCGGTTTGATATCACCCAAGATGCCAGATATTGAAGGGCTTGATACGTTCCAGGGCAATGTCATTCACACTGCACGCTGGCCAGATGACCTTGATCTTAGTGACAAGCGAGTAGCGGTAATAGGCACTGGCGCCACTGCAGTGCAACTGATTCCGAAAATTGCCGGCAAGGCCCGCCAATTGGATGTCTACCAGCGCACCCCCATCTGGGTACTGAAAAAACCCGATCATAGCCTGCCCGGCTGGATCAAGACTCTGTTCCGAACCGTACCGGGCCTGCAACGCACCCTTCGGGGCGCCACCGATACCGCCAGTGAAACCCTGATGGTGCTTTCAGCAATTTATTATCGCCAGGCCCCCTGGCTGGTCCGCATGTGCGAAAAGGCGGGCATAAACAACTTGCGCGAACAACTGCCCAACCGCAAAGACCTGTGGGAGAAACTGACACCGAAATACGGCTTCGGCTGTAAAAGACCAACCTTCTCCAACGACTATTTCCGCACCTTCGGCCGGGACAACGTCGAGCTGGTGACGACGCCGATCAAACGCATCACCTCCCGTGGCATCACCACCGAAGACGGCCGCTCACGACGCATAGATACCTTGATCCTCGCCACCGGTTACAAAACCTTCGAGAAAGGAAATATTCCCTCGTTCGACGTCATCGGCAGCAACAACATCAATTTGGGCGATTTCTGGCATGACTACCGTTACCAGGCCTATGAAGGGTTGACCATTCCGGGCTACCCGAACTTTTACATCATGCTCGGTCCCTATGCCCTTATCGGCACCTCTTACTTCAAGATGGTCGAAGGGAATGCCATCCACCTCTCTCGCTGTATTCGCGAAGCCAACCGACGTGGAGCCAGCCAAGTGGAAATACGTCAGTCCGTCCATGACGCGTATTTCCGCAATATCCAGAAACGCCAGCAAAACACCGTGTTCCTTAACCACAACTGCGCGCTGTCGAACAGTTATTACTTCGACCATCATGGTGACGCGCCAATGCTGCGGCCCTCTACCTCTCTGGAAATGCTGTGGCGAGCCAAGCATTTACCGATGGATCACTACCGGTTCAGTGTACTGGCCGGGCACACTCCCAGCAGACACGACGGCGGGAGACAAGCCTGTGAGCCACATCCCCAGCTGCCAGAGAAGGGCATTCCGGCAAAACAAACAGATAACAATTCTCAGTGA
- a CDS encoding AraC family transcriptional regulator, producing MDADIPSNYSRLIARELGLSARELPKLLRNTGVDVAQLLKDESLFTAAQQIQVFRNALDLSCKPEFGLLLGRRLTPATHGAMGFVANSSPDLYTALHAVHTFLPTRASFIHVHLQQKEEFLECVVKFQVSMDKDVERCLADAVIKAFFEIGEFIVGRPLYESEVHFTHPAPAYKDMYRDYLPGRAYFNCDKFKLKLAMALCRKPNASANHESYRLALQQCESMLARLQTREQDYRTQVEKMMLSRPPGTLSEEEAAATLFISKRTLARKLRSENSSFRKIRDEVLSRQAASYLRDSNLSVEAIASLLNYHDSASFRRAFKRWFGRTPDQYRQNI from the coding sequence GTGGATGCTGATATCCCGTCGAATTACTCACGCCTTATCGCTCGCGAACTTGGCCTGAGTGCACGAGAACTCCCCAAGCTCTTGCGCAACACGGGTGTAGATGTTGCGCAGTTGCTCAAAGACGAAAGTCTGTTCACTGCGGCCCAGCAGATTCAGGTTTTCCGCAATGCTTTAGATTTGTCCTGCAAACCGGAGTTCGGCTTACTGCTAGGCCGACGCCTCACCCCTGCAACCCACGGGGCAATGGGATTTGTTGCAAACAGCAGCCCAGATCTTTATACAGCATTGCATGCTGTCCACACTTTCCTGCCAACTCGGGCAAGCTTTATTCATGTTCACTTACAACAAAAAGAGGAATTTCTGGAATGCGTTGTAAAATTCCAAGTCTCGATGGATAAGGATGTGGAACGCTGCTTGGCCGATGCCGTAATCAAAGCTTTTTTTGAAATTGGTGAATTCATCGTAGGCCGCCCCTTATATGAATCGGAGGTTCACTTCACCCATCCAGCCCCAGCTTACAAAGATATGTACAGGGACTATTTGCCTGGCAGAGCTTACTTTAACTGTGACAAATTCAAACTAAAGCTGGCAATGGCGTTGTGCCGTAAACCAAACGCATCAGCCAATCATGAAAGTTACCGTCTAGCGTTACAGCAATGCGAATCCATGCTTGCGCGGCTTCAGACTCGTGAGCAGGATTATCGGACCCAGGTTGAGAAAATGATGTTGTCTCGCCCTCCTGGGACGCTTAGTGAAGAAGAAGCAGCAGCCACGCTATTCATAAGCAAGCGGACACTCGCTCGCAAACTGAGAAGCGAAAACAGCAGTTTCAGGAAAATTCGCGACGAGGTGCTATCCAGGCAGGCCGCAAGCTATTTGCGTGACAGCAATCTGTCTGTTGAAGCCATTGCCTCATTGCTGAATTATCACGACTCAGCAAGCTTCAGGCGGGCTTTCAAGCGCTGGTTCGGCCGAACGCCTGACCAGTACAGACAGAATATTTGA
- a CDS encoding outer membrane protein transport protein, with protein sequence MSAKKTKRLPLLFFTCTTALLSPGLAIGGAGDGASTYGLGPMNAGTALAFSPFASNSWSVYYNPAAMARSPEGELGVILQYGDQELRAKSLGGTDPLERENVILSDTSSELLLIGLKSRIAGISSIDKPIYFGLNVGVDQYSSNLLPYQANTSEEGQFLRYESQPLYLAFGGAISNVLRGVDVGASARLTLQAKANLEAVSDLGGNTDSEKLSLEASPSLSPALGINIRSGEMFCGTSECMPFGMDKMELALFWRGESSYEVSVDANVVVPGVIPEPGLSLALSTIDTYQPEVLGAAILLPVGKFELTAGIEQHNWSALESEFADDTIRDQANLAFDDITIPRIGVSYQWSESMKLFAGAALEDSPLKSSRSQDVNYLDTDKKVFGLGASYRLSSAPIIEMPLELAFAYQYQMLDEADFELTSINSPTDPDSYETVRADGEINVFSASLSLKF encoded by the coding sequence ATGTCTGCAAAAAAAACAAAACGGTTACCTCTCCTTTTCTTCACGTGCACTACAGCATTGCTCTCACCCGGCTTGGCCATTGGCGGTGCTGGCGACGGAGCGAGCACTTATGGGCTAGGCCCGATGAATGCCGGCACTGCCTTGGCATTCAGTCCTTTTGCATCCAACAGCTGGTCGGTGTACTACAACCCGGCCGCCATGGCCCGCTCCCCGGAGGGCGAACTGGGAGTCATTCTGCAGTATGGCGACCAGGAATTACGTGCCAAATCACTGGGAGGAACAGACCCTTTGGAGCGAGAGAATGTTATCCTCTCTGATACCAGTTCCGAACTACTATTAATTGGCTTGAAAAGCCGCATCGCCGGCATTTCCAGCATCGACAAGCCCATTTACTTTGGGCTGAACGTGGGTGTAGACCAATACTCGTCCAACCTATTGCCCTATCAGGCCAATACCAGCGAGGAAGGGCAGTTTCTACGCTATGAGTCTCAGCCACTTTATCTCGCCTTTGGTGGCGCTATCAGCAACGTCCTGAGGGGCGTTGACGTCGGCGCATCAGCACGTCTTACCCTCCAGGCCAAAGCCAACCTGGAAGCAGTTTCAGACCTTGGCGGCAACACAGACTCTGAAAAACTTTCCCTGGAAGCCTCTCCATCCCTATCACCGGCACTAGGTATCAATATCCGCTCTGGAGAAATGTTCTGCGGTACAAGCGAGTGCATGCCTTTTGGAATGGATAAGATGGAGCTGGCTCTTTTCTGGCGGGGGGAAAGTAGCTATGAGGTATCCGTGGATGCCAATGTGGTTGTGCCGGGAGTTATCCCTGAACCAGGCCTGAGCCTAGCGCTTAGTACAATTGATACCTATCAACCTGAAGTTCTCGGCGCAGCCATTTTGCTTCCCGTTGGCAAATTCGAATTGACGGCAGGCATTGAGCAGCACAATTGGTCTGCGCTTGAAAGCGAGTTTGCCGACGATACTATTCGCGATCAGGCTAATCTAGCGTTTGACGACATCACCATTCCCCGAATTGGCGTTAGCTATCAGTGGTCAGAGTCAATGAAACTCTTTGCAGGCGCAGCCCTGGAGGACTCACCTTTAAAATCCAGCCGATCCCAGGACGTTAACTATCTTGACACCGATAAAAAGGTTTTCGGTCTGGGTGCCAGCTACCGTCTGTCCAGCGCACCAATAATTGAAATGCCATTAGAACTCGCCTTCGCTTACCAATATCAAATGCTGGATGAAGCTGATTTTGAATTGACCTCCATCAACTCTCCCACCGATCCAGATTCTTATGAAACGGTAAGGGCTGATGGTGAGATAAACGTATTTTCTGCCTCTCTGTCGCTAAAGTTTTAA
- a CDS encoding metal-dependent hydrolase, giving the protein MALANRKIGYDEVVTRDIHFPMNIENVARHWFRNDPWSTHWMNAILAAVPDGERWVMNSARRQLGKLDDPEVLNAAKEFIRQERIHAREHDEMNAIGVQHGVPIDKVEGVFKLIRKQLQHRLSDDMQSSIAAAFEHFTAIISSVLLEHPELFDETHPDLRAMLYWHFVEETEHKSVSYDVFVDASGGGYRSYRLRISGMLLAIALGFPIMIGNQTYLLYKDRQILNLWSAAKMTKVLFWRPGILSKVLAGVPPYFSPTFHPWDDDNRDVIRIWKRAYERTGDPHKAYQALRDHRANNVHGTFETPQPEPAWGQA; this is encoded by the coding sequence ATGGCTCTGGCAAACCGCAAGATTGGTTACGACGAGGTTGTAACCCGTGACATTCACTTTCCCATGAACATCGAAAACGTGGCTCGCCACTGGTTTCGCAACGACCCGTGGTCCACTCACTGGATGAATGCCATTCTCGCCGCCGTCCCCGACGGTGAACGCTGGGTGATGAATTCTGCAAGACGGCAGCTTGGCAAGCTTGACGATCCAGAAGTGCTGAACGCAGCTAAAGAATTCATTCGCCAGGAGCGCATTCATGCTCGTGAGCACGATGAAATGAACGCCATCGGCGTGCAACACGGGGTTCCCATCGACAAGGTTGAAGGCGTGTTCAAGCTGATCCGTAAGCAACTCCAACACCGCCTCAGTGACGATATGCAGAGCTCCATCGCAGCGGCGTTTGAACATTTCACGGCCATTATTTCCTCGGTACTGCTTGAGCACCCGGAGCTGTTTGACGAAACCCACCCGGATTTGCGTGCCATGCTCTACTGGCACTTTGTCGAAGAAACCGAGCACAAGAGCGTCAGTTATGACGTCTTCGTCGATGCCAGTGGTGGTGGCTACCGCAGTTACCGACTGCGTATCAGTGGCATGCTACTGGCCATTGCCCTGGGCTTCCCCATTATGATCGGCAACCAGACCTATCTGCTCTACAAGGATCGTCAAATTCTGAATTTGTGGTCCGCCGCCAAAATGACCAAAGTCCTGTTCTGGCGTCCCGGCATTCTTTCCAAGGTACTCGCTGGCGTGCCCCCCTATTTCTCCCCCACTTTCCACCCGTGGGATGACGATAACCGTGATGTAATCCGGATCTGGAAACGCGCCTACGAAAGAACTGGCGACCCTCATAAGGCCTATCAAGCGCTCAGAGACCACCGAGCCAACAATGTACACGGTACATTCGAAACGCCACAACCTGAACCCGCATGGGGGCAGGCATGA
- a CDS encoding SDR family NAD(P)-dependent oxidoreductase, whose product MGAGMKKKPLHPSTQAAAVITGAGSGIGRSFAYEVARRGGSVLCVDINEERAEQVAISLRALGTHAVALGCDVGDEKQMAYLAENAEPLLGRPVTLVINNAGVGLGGPIGEVSLEDWHWCMNVNLWGVIHGCHYFAPQLRDLGYGGIINVASAAAFGSAPEMAAYNVTKAGVLALSETLSSELTGTGVKITALCPTVVPTNIVENGRLPERRRDFARSAMTRYALTNADQVARQTLSALDRGELYMLPQIDGRLAWRLKRLTPRLYARAIGEAYRMLAD is encoded by the coding sequence ATGGGGGCAGGCATGAAAAAGAAACCCTTGCACCCGTCAACTCAGGCGGCAGCTGTCATCACCGGGGCGGGTAGCGGCATCGGTCGTAGCTTTGCTTACGAAGTTGCCCGTCGAGGCGGTTCGGTACTGTGTGTCGATATCAATGAAGAGCGCGCCGAACAGGTGGCGATCAGCCTGCGAGCACTCGGTACTCACGCGGTAGCCCTGGGGTGTGATGTCGGCGATGAAAAACAGATGGCATACCTGGCGGAAAATGCCGAGCCTTTGCTCGGCAGGCCGGTAACCCTGGTAATCAACAACGCCGGCGTCGGCCTCGGTGGCCCAATCGGCGAGGTGTCACTTGAAGATTGGCACTGGTGCATGAACGTCAATCTATGGGGAGTTATTCACGGCTGCCATTATTTTGCCCCTCAGCTTCGCGATCTGGGCTATGGAGGCATCATCAATGTGGCCTCTGCTGCCGCATTCGGGTCCGCCCCGGAAATGGCCGCCTACAACGTCACCAAGGCAGGGGTACTGGCCCTGTCCGAAACGCTGTCTTCTGAACTGACCGGAACCGGCGTAAAAATCACGGCCCTGTGCCCAACCGTGGTCCCGACCAATATCGTCGAGAATGGGCGCCTGCCTGAACGTCGCCGTGACTTTGCCCGTTCAGCGATGACCCGCTATGCCCTCACCAACGCCGACCAGGTGGCCCGACAGACCCTCAGTGCCCTTGATCGAGGTGAGCTTTACATGCTGCCACAAATTGACGGCCGGCTTGCCTGGCGGTTGAAACGCCTGACGCCACGACTATACGCCCGCGCGATTGGCGAAGCTTACAGAATGCTGGCTGATTAA
- a CDS encoding Ig-like domain-containing protein, producing MNNNSSTIHQFFTILAIAIAALLTGCGGDKGDVNNPWSTPETLIFSYPYPGQTEVPVTAPVILRFSSALEQEVIDDIDSRLQLASDTDGNTVMVDYQVVDNGRGLALYPQSQLAPAEGYHLVVNDGGLGAIDDDSVNRVGFRTAGSQDGASQSMGSGSFTLLSATPLDQPSLLESIDDARRPNDMSTLRMSFNQTVDPVSTAYGETGSVQLRDNLGKLVPASLFLRGRYLTLDPEQDLQPVEHTLTIAGLRAQTTGEQLPVYNRTFVPKTTLPRATSILKVGSLGAEQPELASILTGNPINQVPVQSFVLGDDSFTVLSGNLAADLAFAPNFPDAVPLRVPAGSVLRGTDVDVNILGEVPSGLETGEVTITILSDANGYLIPNPFSDSPSVPRYALLNMDAAMTAEGTEPNAALSQNLLNVQVAGLAIVKDGVLVLDAVSVVELEVLGLERASGLLSFRMEAYQNQRQAPTPSPDTRPLQLQSWAPGETFQPNARPGDPVILNFNKPLDPASVFIDGAVQVSVDGVVTKYPMRHDGATIVIGGDILQHGKDVQLALTSLLRDTQGNPLNQDQTLNIRLPDFVLPNGSTNELRAPLVAAVFPGYPCALTGVRLTGERETWRNGRCVGGKNSDPLYPVPNLFSDLSIRAIFSRSIDADTVNDQTFVVEHFDTNNNEWEPINGRLKVLAQRVEFFPDNPWQIGELYRYTLHSERYYPVCGTNAICSTDGAPIQTRQISQSSSTAPELREGGPDLTNHFVVTGEEDQITRVSLRSLPVADVNANLSIDDNEQGAVPDGNGGATADANFLKLRLKSRSGVVTSANIGCGIGEDCPEKKYAFVGSGALQAGVSQYEPDVTINRRLIDSDPMTSNEVTGAVIAKVFPTVLSTTSVFLEARAIIPGLLDIPLDTGPLVLRLGYENNQPITGYITETPDGPWFSTTFDLMVDAPELEPRLIIELGHDIRSKVITGVTLEGPLRFVDDGRLILKVRNPDPLIIPANIDLLGIGLAGVELEVPPLGVDLTFTFLPVKDF from the coding sequence ATGAATAATAATTCCAGCACAATCCATCAGTTTTTTACTATTCTGGCGATCGCCATAGCAGCCCTTCTGACCGGATGCGGTGGCGACAAGGGCGATGTAAACAATCCCTGGAGCACACCAGAGACACTAATTTTTTCATACCCTTATCCCGGCCAGACAGAAGTGCCAGTTACCGCGCCAGTGATCCTGCGATTTTCCTCTGCACTTGAGCAAGAGGTTATTGATGACATTGACTCACGCCTACAGCTGGCCAGTGATACTGATGGGAATACCGTCATGGTTGACTATCAAGTGGTAGACAATGGCAGAGGCCTGGCCCTGTATCCTCAATCGCAGCTGGCTCCGGCTGAAGGGTACCATCTGGTTGTCAACGATGGTGGCTTAGGAGCCATTGATGACGACTCCGTGAACCGCGTTGGCTTTCGGACTGCAGGCAGTCAAGACGGCGCATCGCAAAGCATGGGAAGCGGCTCTTTCACTCTGCTTTCAGCCACTCCTTTAGACCAACCGTCATTGCTAGAGTCAATTGATGATGCCAGGCGTCCCAACGACATGAGCACCCTCAGGATGTCGTTTAACCAGACGGTTGACCCAGTCAGCACAGCATATGGCGAAACCGGATCGGTTCAACTTCGTGACAACCTGGGCAAGCTGGTTCCCGCCTCCCTCTTCTTGCGGGGCCGTTACCTGACACTAGATCCTGAGCAAGATCTACAACCTGTTGAACACACACTGACGATTGCTGGGCTGCGCGCCCAGACTACCGGTGAACAGTTACCGGTGTACAATCGTACTTTTGTACCGAAAACGACACTTCCCCGTGCTACATCCATTCTCAAAGTTGGCAGCCTTGGAGCTGAGCAACCTGAACTAGCGTCAATTTTAACCGGCAACCCGATCAATCAGGTACCAGTACAATCCTTTGTATTGGGAGATGATTCATTTACCGTATTGAGCGGGAATCTAGCAGCAGATCTGGCTTTTGCTCCCAACTTTCCTGATGCCGTTCCTCTGCGAGTCCCCGCTGGTTCCGTACTGCGAGGCACCGACGTCGACGTCAATATACTGGGCGAAGTACCGTCCGGGCTAGAAACCGGTGAAGTCACCATCACGATACTCAGCGACGCTAATGGGTATCTGATCCCGAATCCTTTCAGTGATTCCCCATCGGTCCCCCGCTATGCCCTTCTTAATATGGATGCAGCAATGACAGCTGAGGGTACAGAACCCAATGCGGCTCTCAGCCAGAATCTGCTAAATGTGCAGGTGGCGGGTTTAGCCATTGTAAAAGATGGTGTGCTGGTACTGGATGCGGTCAGTGTGGTTGAACTTGAAGTGCTGGGCTTAGAGAGGGCATCTGGCCTGCTCTCATTTCGCATGGAGGCCTATCAAAACCAGCGCCAAGCGCCTACCCCAAGCCCAGATACACGGCCCTTGCAGCTCCAGTCTTGGGCACCGGGGGAAACGTTCCAACCCAATGCAAGACCTGGTGACCCCGTTATCCTGAACTTCAACAAACCATTGGACCCAGCTTCGGTTTTCATTGACGGTGCTGTACAGGTTTCTGTTGATGGTGTAGTAACGAAGTACCCAATGCGACACGATGGCGCCACGATTGTCATCGGGGGAGATATCCTTCAACACGGAAAAGACGTCCAGCTCGCCCTCACCAGCCTGCTCCGAGATACGCAGGGGAACCCGCTCAACCAGGACCAGACACTCAATATCCGTCTGCCGGACTTCGTTCTTCCCAATGGCAGCACCAATGAGTTACGTGCACCACTTGTCGCGGCTGTTTTTCCCGGTTACCCCTGTGCATTAACCGGTGTCCGTCTTACTGGCGAAAGAGAGACTTGGCGCAATGGCCGATGTGTAGGAGGTAAAAATAGCGACCCGCTCTATCCTGTACCGAATCTGTTCAGTGATTTAAGTATTCGAGCCATCTTTAGCCGCAGTATCGACGCCGACACGGTTAATGATCAGACTTTTGTTGTTGAACACTTTGATACCAACAATAACGAATGGGAGCCCATCAATGGTCGTCTCAAGGTGCTTGCCCAGAGAGTAGAGTTTTTTCCGGACAACCCCTGGCAGATTGGCGAGCTTTATCGCTACACCCTGCACTCCGAGAGGTACTACCCTGTTTGTGGCACCAATGCCATATGTTCAACCGATGGTGCACCGATACAAACACGTCAAATCTCTCAGTCCAGTTCCACAGCCCCAGAACTTAGAGAAGGAGGCCCAGACCTAACCAATCACTTCGTTGTAACAGGGGAAGAGGACCAGATCACCCGTGTATCGTTACGCTCTCTGCCGGTTGCAGATGTTAACGCTAATCTTAGTATCGATGACAACGAGCAAGGTGCGGTTCCCGACGGTAACGGCGGAGCAACTGCCGATGCCAACTTCCTAAAGCTTAGGCTAAAAAGCAGATCGGGAGTAGTAACCAGTGCCAACATTGGCTGTGGTATAGGCGAGGATTGCCCGGAAAAGAAATATGCCTTTGTCGGGTCAGGCGCCTTGCAAGCCGGGGTAAGCCAGTATGAGCCGGATGTCACCATCAACCGACGCCTCATCGACAGCGACCCAATGACATCAAATGAAGTCACCGGCGCCGTCATTGCCAAAGTCTTCCCTACCGTTCTCTCAACGACCAGTGTCTTTCTGGAAGCTCGCGCAATTATACCAGGTTTACTCGACATACCGCTGGACACCGGTCCTCTGGTACTTCGATTGGGATACGAAAACAATCAACCCATTACGGGCTATATCACCGAAACCCCGGATGGCCCCTGGTTCAGTACTACGTTTGATCTCATGGTGGATGCACCAGAGTTAGAACCACGGCTAATTATAGAACTCGGGCATGACATCCGCAGCAAAGTAATTACCGGAGTCACCCTCGAAGGCCCCCTGCGCTTTGTCGATGATGGTCGTCTGATTCTCAAAGTCCGTAACCCCGACCCTCTCATCATACCGGCCAACATTGATCTCTTGGGAATCGGCTTGGCGGGTGTTGAGCTGGAAGTCCCCCCCCTCGGCGTAGATCTGACCTTTACCTTTTTGCCGGTAAAAGATTTTTAA